From Quercus lobata isolate SW786 chromosome 1, ValleyOak3.0 Primary Assembly, whole genome shotgun sequence, one genomic window encodes:
- the LOC115984819 gene encoding peroxidase 4-like, with the protein MAAHSTSHSASSFLVIVSLAVLVIFTGSSSAKLSTNFYSKRCPKVFSTVQSVVHSAISKQPRQGASLLRLHFHDCFVNGCDGSVLLDDTPTFRGEKTAGPNNGSIRAFEVVDEIKSKVEKECPGVVSCADILAIAARDSVKILGGPKWDVKLGRRDSKTASLSAANSGVIPPPTSTLSNLINRFKAKGLSTKDMVALSGAHTIGQARCTVFRDRIYKDKNIDSSFAKTRQNKCPKTTGLPGDNKIAPLDLQTPTAFDNYYYKNLIKQKGLLRSDQQLFNGGSTDSLVKKYSQDTKTFYSDFVNAMIKMGDIQPLTGSSGEIRKNCRKVNK; encoded by the exons ATGGCTGCTCACTCTACTTCTCATTCCGCTTCTTCTTTCCTAGTCATAGTTTCATTAGCAGTTCTCGTGATTTTCACTGGGAGCTCCTCTGCTAAACTCTCTACAAATTTCTACTCTAAAAGGTGTCCAAAGGTGTTTAGCACCGTTCAATCAGTTGTTCATTCTGCCATTTCGAAACAACCCCGCCAGGGTGCTTCTCTGCTTCGCCTCCACTTTCATGATTGTTTTGTCAAT GGTTGTGATGGGTCAGTACTCTTGGATGACACTCCAACTTTCAGAGGCGAGAAGACTGCAGGTCCCAACAATGGATCAATTAGGGCATTCGAGGTTGTTGATGAAATAAAGTCCAAAGTCGAGAAAGAATGCCCCGGAGTGGTCTCATGCGCTGATATCTTAGCCATTGCTGCTCGGGACTCCGTTAAAATT CTTGGAGGGCCCAAATGGGATGTCAAGCTTGGAAGAAGAGATTCCAAAACAGCAAGCTTATCTGCTGCCAACAGTGGGGTCATCCCTCCCCCCACTTCTACCCTTAGCAATCTCATTAATAGATTTAAAGCAAAAGGTCTCTCTACCAAGGACATGGTTGCCTTGTCAG GAGCCCACACAATTGGGCAAGCAAGGTGTACAGTTTTTAGAGATCGcatatataaagataaaaatattgATAGTTCATTTGCCAAGACTAGGCAGAATAAATGTCCAAAGACTACTGGCCTTCCAGGAGATAACAAGATTGCACCTCTAGATCTCCAAACTCCTACAGCTTTTGACAACTATTACTACAAGAACCTTATCAAGCAAAAGGGTCTTCTTCGCTCTGATCAACAATTGTTCAATGGTGGATCCACTGACTCATTGGTTAAAAAATACAGCCAGGATACTAAGACCTTCTATTCTGACTTTGTCAACGCAATGATCAAAATGGGAGACATACAGCCCCTCACTGGATCAAGTGGTGAAATTAGGAAGAACTGCAGGAAGGTGAATAAGTAA